The proteins below come from a single Etheostoma spectabile isolate EspeVRDwgs_2016 chromosome 4, UIUC_Espe_1.0, whole genome shotgun sequence genomic window:
- the LOC116687254 gene encoding T-complex protein 11-like protein 2, with protein MPNQRDEAADDSPTDLPCLEKLDSPTGSPPTVSLSSRMELENCVSNLNLAHEIVLNKDFCFRPRSPPTDSLEGRVTEMVHRAFWDILREQLNNDAPNYSHAVILLQEVKTILQSLLLPAHVRLRSQLDEVLDMELIQQEVDHGALDLHRLAGYIISTMASLCAPVRDPAVRALRDLRDPVELLREIFHVLGLMKTDMVNFTIQSLRPHLVQQAVQYERAKFQQILDKQPASLDETTAWLQAAASEEAAAATARSDSPSPDSPTAVLNRAYMSLLHWDVHSQKYPETVLMDRARLDALGQRLQMLVLEASVLLLTNAQCGGAVFSLQGFVGKLRQSVTVLLEGSHTREADLKGALLGVGETVLQLVTQAVSGHEGATLPQEKQDLLKGQISELWKHNNPVRTLIGERVQSFLQAMLQGGPAKRSPELPTPLRLVSAELAELGTAFGQIVHFNRTVFGPFYAPILRKLLFPPGEAETGEDSRQAEGEPDNLR; from the exons ATGCCAAATCAAAGAGACGAGGCCGCTGATGATTCCCCCACTGACCTTCCCTGTCTGGAAAAACTGGACTCTCCCACAG GGAGCCCACCCACCGTCTCATTATCCAGTCGGATGGAGTTGGAAAATTGTGTTTCCAACCTGAACCTTGCGCATGAGATAGTGCTGAACAAAGACTTCTGCTTCAGACCCAGGAGCCCTCCTACAGAcag CCTGGAAGGCAGAGTGACGGAGATGGTTCACCGGGCGTTTTGGGATATTCTTCGAGAGCAGCTGAACAACGATGCTCCAAATTACAGCCATGCTGTCATTCTTCTGCAGGAAGTCAagact atcCTTCAGTCCCTGCTGCTTCCTGCTCACGTCAGACTGAGGTCTCAGCTGGACGAGGTGCTGGACATGGAGCTGATTCAGCAGGAGGTCGATCATGGAGCCCTGGATCTCCACAGACTGGCGGGATACATCATCAGCACCATGGCATCTTTATGTGCACCTGTGCGAGACCCAGCGGTCAGGGCACTGAGGGACCTCAGGGACCCTGTGGAGCTCCTGAG AGAGATCTTCCATGTTTTGGGCCTGATGAAGACCGACATGGTTAACTTCACCATCCAGAGCCTGAGGCCTCACCTGGTGCAGCAGGCCGTGCAGTACGAGAGGGCCAAGTTCCAGCAGATCCTGGACAAGCAGCCGG cttctCTGGACGAAACCACCGCTTGGCTTCAGGCAGCAGCGTCTGAAGAGGCGGCGGCCGCCACAGCTCGGTCTGACTCTCCCAGTCCTGACAGCCCCACCGCTGTCCTCAACCGGGCCTACATGAGTCTGCTACACTGGGACGTGCACAGCCAGAAATATCCCGAG ACTGTGCTGATGGACCGAGCCCGCCTGGACGCTCTGGGCCAGCGGCTCCAGATGCTGGTCCTGGAAGCATCGGTGCTGCTCCTGACCAATGCTCAGTGTGGCGGCGCCGTTTTCTCCCTGCAGGGCTTTGTAGGTAAACTCAGGCAGTCCGTCACTGTCCTGCTGGAGGGCAGTCACACCAG GGAAGCTGACCTGAAGGGGGCACTGCTGGGGGTCGGGGAGACAGTGCTGCAGCTGGTGACCCAAGCTGTGAGCGGCCACGAAGGAGCAACGCTGCCTCAGGAGAAGCAGGATCTGCTGAAAGGACAAATATCTGAGCTGTGGAAGCACAACAATCCTGTCCGCACACTCATAG GAGAAAGGGTACAGAGCTTCCTCCAGGCAATGCTGCAGGGCGGCCCCGCTAAAAGGAGTCCAGAGCTGCCCACTCCCCTCAGGCTGGTGAGCGCTGAGCTAGCAGAGCTGGGCACCGCCTTTGGGCAAATCGTCCACTTCAACCGGACGGTCTTTGGTCCCTTCTACGCACCCATCCTCAGGAAACTGCTGTTCCCACCAGGAGAGGCCGAGACCGGGGAGGACTCGCGCCAGGCTGAGGGCGAGCCGGACAACCTCCGGTGA